A part of Acropora palmata chromosome 8, jaAcrPala1.3, whole genome shotgun sequence genomic DNA contains:
- the LOC141889882 gene encoding polycystin-1-like protein 2 isoform X3 — translation MRFLFWAVILSLAITDRRESQFARASTSSEKLTANCRKSLGMTSGDIRDEQITVSSAYGNDFATYGSHRARLNLTSWPPGHRAYPNEGGRWIKIDLEKEMIITAIATQGYGDVGIEEWIKKYVFMYSNGGDYSYFKDLNGELKTFTGNRDANSIQRNEVPLPAVATSVMIMEMVSHNNFALRMELYGCAPGYYFVVWLLLSEFSCKITYLDSESLEYQVMADDVTYETTYALGNTPGFLSASLERFSAERQETETKLSAELKISCIEASVHDITAELTNYIKNSGGLFDPNYIKLQYSLDYRCQPPDVHIHLNKSHTYATRITRADLFVVIGEVRSRCNTSTSILLRWESNEIEELNGLFMMSDHLEITSQNLTIKPRLWKVGLYFIRLIAEMRKEEGAVNYDYGFLRVVLPDLVAKVRGAKKAVKGTGNIVLDGTDCYDPDNPSAKDQGMVFTWLCRRESEEFSNMETLPIESSLGRPKVLGGCFGYGVGKMNTTESIIEIDINRMPSKSTFVFKLIVEKENRTAVAFHNLTVESSIDFSIRCKINCGDKVTANKKMVIESTCKGLSCKSGQRYNWTLYMRDPMADNETWLPVIDLKEKTFTELDSPNIVIKGKLDEWDNALQDDSDYKLVATLYLDDDSVEESEITFKTNSAPDFGNCFVTPESGYAVTTEFTISCQGWSDEDLPLCYEFRYHTNTGEFVIQKGSSAKTTTRLPVGNPFFEYAIGLEVLITDGLGAAETELLFAKVDALPTEEISGTLMDITGGEKSPLGNLLRSGDVSKAAQMAYAVLSLVDKSDGDKKTLKDSIINQMASVKVSSLEQVSQMAAVVALATEQGDEISPNSQENAVHLLEGTADFVSAQMISGTADPEVLQSVGASLLHGISNVISAASTEAKVGDEEKGSLGKDDEQKAESQEENDKGKSKQMAQKTLHLMDKVGSSLLKTKTVGEEPSVFKTKSLAMMLDRQLPSKIGGKKLGNGEGNGGVTLPSTDTLFEEETDGLSSVDSQMLAFTDNPYTWDASSKGIKTSVIDFSLKAANGSSLEVSGLSKPVELFIPQKKETKGQGNATTPIFFAKPSDGSKNMRYHQAVIPSHSALVFFEVKPELGKSLEVYVNYKTRPTVKQHVFRAITPNINDCNQTESVLNCSAAAYVIVLSSAVTGHIGLHYVGIRYPGPKNDKPTSLEEMRQDKGRIRRGCDSHGGRQKRSCIGVKDPPTTPAPTPKIIIPRYNKSTDVNYTTSAAVANCLYWSERKQAWTDDGCKVGPKTVPGSLHCLCTHLSAFGGDFFVAPNPIDFDKVWAEFGNLAESGNFVVLATVCSIFGLYAFGLVFARRADKKDEQKVVANVYLSDNTQEGYDYEISVQTGMWRGYGTTANIGLIVYGEHGVTPTLPLSYPELNKIFFARGSINNFTLSVPESLGNLVKIKIWHDNSGKSPSWFFSQVQIVDVKTGEKWHFLGNRWLAVEKGSGQIELEIKAADKREISGFKNLFYSRTARSLGDGHLWLSVFTRAPHNTFTRCQRLTCCLSILFATLITNAMFYQFDKAPTDSFQLGPMKLSWTQIKIGIQSSVIAIPVNVLVVTIFKNIKYPLPEEPRVANQKVPGCLPHFFVYVGWVICILASLASALFTVFYSMMWGAETSNQWLTSIMVSFFQDVIITQPIKVVVIASLLSLLIKKPPEQESVLGSSVSRSGGTGDSQIAPPVGEALRKAREFQSKVLEMFRTIIEMTFFFTFVAFLMVVCYGNRKSTRFALTSELENLFSGFEKVNSPPKFWKWTRKILVPGLYNVRWYNGDPFEYEEGFISNRESFMVGMPRLRQSRIRPEKRCAMEVQHPELAHQFQRCLSGFTDEVAYSAPYNQPGWITLDNSSQLISFFELQNLCPKPWRYRTAENLSTLSVLGLQSSYDGGGFVADLGYNARSALNVLDDLERNNWINDLTAAVFVEFTVHQPATALFSVIKYLFERLPTGGYNAVAKITTLTLYASPDPTFKSFYQLCQLLLMLIILFFFFAEIGKLYRQKCAYFTQFWNWVELFQIFGTIAAIVMFFFKEMYTSMFVERVQANPFETSSTDYIVLWSDFEIYLLAFVIFTVTMKFLRLIRFNRHICQMIATIQKSINHLVSFFFVFVGIILAYTQLGVLIFGANVPAYSSFFQAMRAVCQMILGGATHFHELRDTSRFVGPLFVFCYMLSMSMIMLNMFLAILNDSYEEVKDIEGDSFADAELGEFMKSYIITKASYLGKDFVGFFTKMLNLTRFRGKPRTYDSNSYVKVPTRLTDVLASHEAVDIIEICDETPPLAMMASMEDLTDREDDEVTASLEDIRSSLSNISAELRCSITVVDDIQPRSFEKGFNDLNKDLQCSCEETVLDPGSYGYNRYSYFRSIWERSSNLNTRLHSGTRITDAHPLLSNKSTDHLNVINIAISSSQNDNYTYFPTIWERRRDLDDRFRKRKSKVEPLLGNSTPGHLEVDIVGGRNEKAAFERILLQKESTPDLMSTSTINSSLVDDLPESLV, via the exons ATGAGATTTTTATTTTGGGCAGTAATTTTGAGCCTTGCTATCACGGATCGGAGGGAGAGTCAGTTTGCTCGGGCGTCTACCTCATCAGAAAAATTAACAG CTAATTGTCGTAAATCCCTTGGAATGACAAGTGGTGATATCCGCGACGAGCAGATTACAGTCTCTTCGGCGTACGGCAACGATTTTGCAACGTACGGATCTCATCGTGCACGTTTAAACTTAACGAGTTGGCCACCGGGCCACAGAGCTTATCCCAATGAAGGCGGAAGATGGATCAAAATAGATTTGGAGAAGGAAATGATAATAACCGCTATTGCTACTCAGGGATATGGGGACGTTGGCATTGAAGAATGGATCAAGAAGTATGTTTTCATGTATTCCAACGGCGGGGATTATTCCTATTTCAAAGATCTAAACGGAGAACTTAAG ACCTTTACTGGAAACAGAGATGCAAACTCGATTCAGCGAAACGAAGTTCCTCTGCCAGCGGTAGCGACGTCAGTTATGATCATGGAAATGGTCAGCCATAACAACTTTGCTTTGAGGATGGAGCTGTATGGCTGTGCACCAG GTTATTATTTTGTGGTTTGGCTTCTGTTGTCAGAATTTAGTTGCAAAATAACCTATCTGGATAGCGAGAGCTTAGAGTACCAGGTCATGGCTGATGATGTCACTTACGAG aCAACATATGCTCTTGGTAATACGCCTGGATTCTTATCTGCCAGTCTTGAGCGATTCAG TGCGGAAAGACAAGAAACAGAAACCAAATTGTCTGCTGAACTAAAGATTTCTTGCATCGAAGCAAGTGTTCATGACATCACTGCCGAGCTCACAAATTATATCAAAAACAGCGGGGGCTTGTTTGACCCAAATTACATCAAACTTCAATATTCTT TGGActatcgttgtcaacctcctGATGTTCACATTCATCTCAATAAAAGCCACACTTACGCCACAAGGATAACAAGAGCGGATCTCTTTGTGGTGATTGGAGAAGTCAGAAGTCGCTGTAACACTTCAACTTCAATATTGCTCAGGTGGGAAAGCAATGAGATTGAAGAACTAAACGGATTATTTATGATGAGCGATCACTTAGAAATTACCTCTCAGAATCTTACGATTAAGCCAAGACTGTGGAAAGTTGGATTGTACTTTATACGATTGATCGCAGAAATGAGAAAGGAAGAAGGAGCCGTCAATTACGACTACGGCTTTCTTCGGGTTGTTTTACCGGATCTTGTTGCGAAAGTACGAGGTGCAAAAAAGGCGGTGAAGGGAACAGGGAACATTGTATTGGATGGTACAGACTGTTACGACCCTGATAACCCTTCTGCCAAGGACCAAGGGATGGTGTTTACATGGCTGTGCCGAAGAGAGAGCGAAGAATTCTCGAACATGGAGACGCTTCCGATCGAGAGTTCACTCGGAAGGCCAAAGGTTCTAGGAGGCTGTTTTGGATATGGCGTAGGAAAGATGAACACAACTGAGTCTATCATTGAAATTGATATAAACAGGATGCCTTCCAAGAGTACCTTTGTTTTTAAGCTGATTGTTGAGAAGGAAAACAGAACTGCTGTTGCTTTTCATAATTTGACTGTGGAATCATCTATTGATTTTTCTATAAG GTGCAAAATCAACTGCGGCGATAAAGTAAcagccaataaaaaaatggttatAGAGTCTACCTGCAAGGGTCTGTCATGTAAATCAGGTCAGCGGTATAACTGGACTCTCTACATGCGCGACCCGATGGCTGATAATGAAACATGGCTTCCAGTGATCGACTTGAAAGAGAAAACGTTTACTGAGCTGGATAGTCCAAACATTGTGATAAAAG GCAAACTGGACGAATGGGATAACGCGTTACAAGATGACTCAGATTACAAGCTGGTTGCCACACTTTACCTGGATGATGACTCTGTAGAAGAGAGTGAGATAACATTTAAGACCAACTCGGCACCTGATTTTGGTAACTGCTTTGTGACACCTGAGTCGGGTTATGCCGTCACCACAGAGTTCACGATTTCCTGTCAGGGCTGGAGTGATGAAGATCTTCCACTCTGCTACGAGTTTAG gTATCATACAAACACGGGAGAATTTGTGATCCAAAAGGGAAGTTCAGCAAAGACCACGACTAGGCTTCCCGTCGGGAATCCTTTTTTCGAATACGCAATAGGATTAGAGGTTCTCATCACTGATGGACTCGGTGCTGCTGAAACTGAATTACTATTTGCTAAG GTTGACGCGTTGCCTACAGAAGAGATCAGTGGAACACTGATGGATATAACTGGTGGAGAAAAAAGCCCATTAGGTAATCTTCTCCGTTCAGGTGATGTCAGCAAGGCAGCTCAAATGGCTTATGCTGTGCTGTCATTGGTGGATAAGAGTGACGGCGACAAGAAAACG TTGAAAGATTCCATCATAAACCAGATGGCCAGTGTCAAAGTGTCGAGTCTTGAACAAGTCAGTCAGATGGCAGCAGTTGTTGCCTTAGCAACCGAACAGGGGGACGAAATATCGCCAAATTCACAG GAAAACGCGGTTCATTTGCTAGAAGGCACAGCTGATTTTGTTTCAGCGCAAATGATCTCTGGTACCGCTGATCCGGAGGTTTTACAAAGCGTTGGTGCCAGTCTTCTTCACGGCATCTCCAATGTCATCTCAGCAGCTTCGACTGAAGCTAAAGTTGGAGACGAAGAGAAGGGATCACTTGGTAAGGATGACGAACAGAAAGCGGAAAGCCAGgaagaaaatgacaaaggCAAA AGTAAACAAATGGCTCAGAAGACCTTGCATTTAATGGACAAAGTAGGATCCAgccttttgaaaacaaaaactgtgGGTGAAGAACCAAGTGTGTTTAAAACCAAATCTCTTGCTATGATGTTGGATAGACAGTTGCCCTCAAAAATTGGTGGCAAAAAACTGGGAAATGGAGAGGGCAACGGCGGAGTTACACTGCCTTCAACTGATACTCTCTTTGAAGAAGAAACTGATGGCCTCTCATCGGTTGATTCACAG ATGCTAGCATTTACTGACAATCCTTATACTTGGGATGCAAGCTCCAAAGGTATCAAGACTTCAGTAATCGACTTTTCTCTCAAGGCTGCAAATGGAAGTTCGCTTGAAGTTTCAGGACTTTCAAAGCCAGTAGAATTGTTTATAcctcaaaagaaagaaaccaaGGGCCAGGGAAATGCAACAACGCCGatattttttgcaaaaccaAGCGATGGATCTAAAAACATGAG GTATCATCAAGCAGTTATACCCTCACATAGCGCGTTGGTATTCTTTGAAGTCAAACCTGAACTGGGGAAGTCGTTGGAAGTTTACGTGAACTACAAAACACGCCCCACGGTGAAGCAGCACGTCTTTAGAGCTATCACGCCCAACATCAATGATTGCAACCAAACTGAATCCGTTTTAAACTGTAGTGCGGCAGCATATGTAATTGTTTTAAGCAGCGCTGTTACTGGTCACATCGGGTTGCATTATGTTGGTATAAGGTATCCTGGACCTAAAAATGATAAACCAACTTCTTTGGAAGAAATGCGACAAGACAAGGGACGCATAAGAAGAGGCTGCGATAGTCATGGAGGTAGACAGAAGAGGTCTTGTATTGGTGTCAAAGATCCTCCAACTACACCTGCACCAACACCCAAGATCATTATTCCTCGGTACAACAAGAGTACTGACGTAAACTACACCACGTCGGCAGCCGTAGCGAACTGCTTGTATTGGTCTGAACGGAAGCAAGCTTGGACTGACGATGGCTGCAAG GTTGGGCCAAAGACAGTACCCGGCAGCCTTCATTGTCTCTGCACTCATCTGTCCGCATTTGGGGGTGATTTTTTCGTAGCACCAAACCCAATTGATTTTGACAAGGTGTGGGCAGAGTTTGGCAACCTGGCTGAGTCTGGAAACTTTGTAGTTCTAGCAACTGTTTGCTCAATATTTGGACTCTATGCCTTTGGATTAGTATTTGCCAGACGGGCGGACAAGAAGGATGAACAGAAG GTCGTGGCCAATGTGTACCTGTCCGACAACACACAAGAAGGCTACGATTACGAAATTTCAGTTCAGACTGGAATGTGGAGAGGTTATGGAACAACTGCAAATATAGGCTTGATCGTCTACGGCGAACATGGCGTAACTCCTACTCTTCCGCTCTCGTATCCAGaattgaataaaatattttttgctcGTGGAAGTATCAATAACTTTACATTATCTGTGCCTGAATCGCTTGGGAACttggtaaaaattaaaatttggcaCGATAACAGTGGAAAGAGTCCATCttggtttttttcacaggTGCAGATTGTAGATGTGAAAACGGgagaaaaatggcattttCTTGGCAACCGTTGGCTGGCTGTGGAAAAAGGAAGTGGACAGATAGAGTTGGAGATAAAAGCTGCAGATAAAAGGGAGATTTCGGGATTTAAAAACTTATTTTACTCTCGTACAGCAAGGAGTCTAGGTGATGGGCATTTGTGGCTTTCTGTCTTCACCAGGGCTCCTCATAACACGTTTACCCGTTGTCAACGTCTAACCTGCTGTCTGTCAATTTTGTTTGCCACTCTGATAACGAACGCCATGTTTTATCAGTTTGACAAAGCACCAACAGATTCATTTCAATTAGGACCAATGAAGTTAAGCTGGACGCAAATCAAAATTGGAATCCAAAGCAGCGTTATCGCTATTCCGGTGAATGTCTTAGTGGTGACAATCTTTAAGAACATCAAATATCCTCTTCCAGAGGAGCCTCGAGTAGCGAACCAGAAGGTGCCTGGATGTCTTCCACATTTTTTCGTGTACGTAGGCTGGGTAATATGTATTCTGGCCTCGTTAGCATCTGCCCTTTTCACTGTGTTTTACAGTATGATGTGGGGAGCAGAAACATCAAACCAGTGGCTAACCTCAATCATGGTCTCATTCTTCCAAGATGTTATAATCACGCAGCCTATTAAAGTTGTCGTGATTGCTTCACTGTTGTCACTGCTCATTAAGAAGCCACCAGAGCAGGAATCAGTGTTGGGGTCATCTGTATCGAGAAGTGGTGGAACTGGAGACAGCCAAATAGCACCACCTGTAGGAGAGGCACTCAGGAAAGCGCGAGAGTTTCAAAGCAAGGTGCTTGAAATGTTCAGGACTATTATCGAGATGACGTTCTTTTTCACCTTCGTTGCTTTCCTCATGGTAGTTTGTTATGGAAATAGAAAGTCCACCAGGTTCGCATTGACGTCAGAGCTGGAAAATTTGTTCTCTGGATTTGAAAAG GTTAATAGTCCGCCCAAGTTCTGGAAATGGACCAGAAAAATTTTAGTTCCAGGTCTATATAATGTCCGCTGGTACAACGGCGATCCTTTTGAATACGAGGAGGGTTTCATTAGCAACAGagaatctttcatggtgggaATGCCTCGGTTGCGACAGTCTCGCATCAGACCAG aGAAAAGATGTGCGATGGAAGTTCAACACCCAGAACTTGCACATCAGTTTCAGCGTTGTTTGTCAGGTTTTACCGACGAGGTTGCTTACTCAGCTCCATATAACCAGCCAGGTTGGATCACCTTGGATAATTCCAGCCAGCTTATCTCTTTTTTTGAGCTGCAGAATTTATGTCCCAAACCGTGGCGTTACCGAACAGCGGAAAATTTGAGCACGCTATCCGTGCTGGGCTTGCAAAGTTCTTATGATGGTGGTGGTTTCGTTGCTGACCTTGGCTACAACGCACGGTCTGCTCTAAACGTGTTGGACGACCTTGAGAGAAACAATTGGATAAATGACCTCACTGCAGCAGTATTCGTCGAGTTTACCGTTCATCAACCAGCAACTGCCTTGTTTAGCGTTATAAAGTACCTCTTTGAGCGATTGCCAACAGGTGGCTACAATGCGGTGGCCAAAATTACGACCCTGACGTTGTACGCATCACCTGATCCTACATTCAAGTCATTTTATCAACTCTGTCAGCTACTTCTTATgctcattattttgtttttcttttttgctgaaATCGGGAAGCTTTATCGTCAGAAATGCGCTTATTTTACTCAGTTTTGGAATTGGGTGGaactttttcaaatatttggcACTATTGCAGCGATTGTAATGTTCTTCTTCAAGGAAATGTACACCAGCATGTTTGTAGAGCGGGTGCAAGCGAATCCATTTGAAACATCCAGCACTGATTACATTGTCTTGTGGTCCGACTTCGAAATTTACCTTTTAGCGTTTGTTATTTTTACCGTAACAATGAAATTTCTCAGATTAATCCGGTTCAATCGTCACATTTGCCAAATGATCGCTACCATTCAGAAATCCATCAATCATCtcgtttcattttttttcgtctttgTGGGGATTATTCTGGCCTACACTCAGCTGGGTGTTCTTATATTTGGTGCAAATGTACCAGcttattcttcatttttccAAGCTATGCGCGCTGTGTGTCAGATGATCTTGGGAGGTGCAACTCATTTCCATGAGCTGCGAGACACAAGTAGATTTGTCGGGCctctctttgttttctgttatATGCTGAGCATGTCAATGATCATGTTAAACATGTTCCTTGCAATTCTAAATGACTCTTATGAAGAGGTGAAAGATATTGAAGGCGACAGCTTTGCTGACGCAGAACTCGGCGAATTTATGAAAAGCTACATAATAACAAAAGCTAGTTATCTTGGAAAGGACTTTGTTGGTTTCTTTACTAAGATGCTAAATCTGACAAGATTCAGAGGAAAGCCGAGAACTTACGATAGTAACTCATATGTGAAAGTCCCAACTCGTTTAACGGACGTTCTTGCTTCACACGAGGCTGTCGATATCATTGAGATTTGTGACGAAACACCGCCGCTAGCTATGATGGCTTCGATGGAGGACTTAACTGACCGCGAAGATGATGAGGTCACCGCTAGTTTGGAAGATATAAGGAGCAGTTTGTCCAACATAAGTGCAGAACTACGTTGCTCAATTACCGTCGTGGACGATATTCAACCTCGTTCTTTTGAGAAAGGTTTCAATGATTTGAATAAAGATTTGCAATGTTCTTGCGAGGAAACAGTTTTAGATCCTGGAAGTTATGGCTACAATCGGTATTCTTACTTCAGAAGTATATGGGAAAGGTCAAGTAATCTAAATACTCGCTTGCACTCAGGGACACGAATAACTGATGCTCACCCTCTTTTGAGCAACAAATCAACGGATCACCTCAACGTCATAAACATCGCCATCAGCTCCAGTCAGAATGATAACTATACCTATTTCCCGACAATTTGGGAGCGAAGACGAGATCTGGATGACCGATTTCGTAAACGCAAATCAAAGGTGGAGCCTCTTCTTGGTAATTCTACACCGGGTCATCTTGAAGTGGATATTGTTGGAGGACGAAACGAAAAAGCAGCATTTGAAAGAATTCTGTTACAAAAGGAAAGCACGCCTGATCTGATGTCTACGAGTACAATAAACAGTAGCTTGGTGGATGATCTTCCAGAGAGTTTGGTGTGA